The following are encoded together in the Flavobacterium sp. TR2 genome:
- a CDS encoding flippase-like domain-containing protein: protein MISIPHKAKQFLVLLAKLLIVGGAFYFIYNQLANNDKLDWNKFIVLFKKNQSVLGISFILLLSVLNRYFEILKWQNLAQVIHKISVYEATKQVLAALTAGIFTPNGVGEYAGKALYYSKSEAKKVVFLNLICNGIQMILTIIFGIFGLLYFNAEFNVITTKTVLILFGGFMMILILLFSIKKIKVKGYSIEKLIHKINEIPKSVHQKNIFLGICRYLVFSHQYYFLFLGFDVDLPYLTLMAAITSVYFLASSLPTFQFLDFAVKGSVAIYFFGILGVNEWIVIFISTLMWFLNVVLPVVLGSYFVLNFKTKTTE, encoded by the coding sequence ATGATTTCAATTCCTCACAAAGCTAAGCAATTCCTAGTTCTTCTGGCCAAACTTTTGATTGTTGGCGGAGCATTTTATTTTATCTACAATCAGCTGGCTAACAATGACAAATTAGACTGGAATAAGTTTATTGTTTTGTTCAAGAAAAATCAGTCGGTTTTAGGGATTTCGTTTATTCTTCTTTTGAGTGTTTTGAATCGTTATTTCGAGATTTTAAAATGGCAGAATCTGGCGCAGGTTATTCATAAAATATCGGTTTACGAAGCTACAAAACAGGTTCTAGCCGCTCTGACCGCTGGAATTTTTACGCCAAATGGAGTAGGAGAGTACGCAGGAAAAGCATTGTATTATTCTAAATCTGAAGCCAAAAAAGTTGTTTTCTTGAATTTGATCTGCAACGGAATCCAAATGATTCTAACCATCATTTTTGGAATTTTCGGATTATTGTATTTTAACGCTGAATTCAATGTAATTACAACTAAAACAGTTCTGATTCTTTTTGGCGGATTTATGATGATTTTGATTCTTTTATTTTCAATTAAAAAAATAAAAGTAAAAGGCTATTCGATTGAAAAATTGATTCATAAAATCAACGAAATTCCGAAATCGGTTCATCAGAAAAATATCTTTTTAGGAATCTGCCGTTATCTGGTTTTTTCGCATCAGTATTATTTTTTGTTTTTAGGCTTTGATGTCGATTTGCCTTATTTAACCTTAATGGCCGCGATTACATCGGTTTACTTTTTGGCTTCGTCTTTACCCACTTTTCAGTTTTTAGATTTTGCTGTAAAGGGAAGCGTAGCAATATATTTCTTCGGAATTTTAGGGGTAAACGAATGGATTGTAATTTTCATCAGCACTTTAATGTGGTTTTTGAACGTCGTTCTGCCAGTAGTTTTAGGAAGCTATTTTGTGTTGAATTTTAAAACCAAAACGACAGAATGA
- a CDS encoding GNAT family N-acetyltransferase encodes MITVSTDKTKLDVPFIQHFLKDIYWAAGRTIEEVQRTIDASVCFGIYSDGNQIGFARVITDYVVFAYLMDVFIAEEHRGKGYSSILIDAMMKEPQLQEVKIWRLATTDAHFLYEKFGFTKLNHPEKMMEKIVK; translated from the coding sequence ATGATTACCGTTTCTACAGATAAAACCAAGCTCGATGTTCCATTTATACAGCACTTTTTAAAAGACATATATTGGGCTGCGGGGCGAACTATAGAAGAAGTCCAACGCACGATTGACGCTTCGGTTTGTTTTGGGATTTATTCGGATGGCAACCAAATTGGGTTTGCGCGCGTGATAACCGATTATGTCGTTTTTGCTTATTTAATGGATGTTTTTATTGCCGAAGAACATCGCGGAAAAGGATATTCGTCGATTTTAATAGATGCCATGATGAAGGAACCGCAATTGCAAGAAGTCAAAATTTGGCGACTGGCTACAACTGATGCACACTTTTTATACGAGAAATTCGGATTTACAAAACTGAATCATCCTGAAAAGATGATGGAAAAAATAGTAAAATGA
- a CDS encoding cyclase family protein: MIAKINNFEIDLSKPIDISIPLTNTDENPIAWYIEKPEIEPVVFGDWIGKVSEGKSSTNFNNIFFNPHGHGTHTECLGHITNDFYSINQSLKQFFFFAKLITVEPEKIDDDFVITKEQVQKALSASPQTSGSLSVTNGALIIRTLPNQLEKKSRKYSNTNPPYLAEDAAIFIRESEIQHLLIDLPSVDREHDEGKLLAHKAFWNVKDTHNLNPDARLNATITEMIYVSDEIEDGDYILNLQIASFENDASPSKPLLFKILNRV, encoded by the coding sequence ATGATAGCAAAAATCAACAACTTCGAAATCGACTTATCAAAACCTATTGATATTTCCATTCCATTGACAAATACCGACGAAAACCCGATTGCGTGGTATATTGAAAAACCTGAAATCGAGCCTGTTGTTTTTGGCGACTGGATTGGAAAAGTTTCGGAAGGAAAATCATCTACGAATTTTAATAATATTTTCTTCAATCCGCATGGGCATGGTACGCATACGGAATGCTTAGGGCATATTACAAATGATTTTTACAGTATTAATCAATCGTTGAAACAGTTTTTCTTTTTTGCTAAATTGATTACGGTTGAGCCTGAGAAGATTGATGATGATTTTGTGATTACGAAAGAGCAAGTTCAGAAAGCGTTGAGCGCTTCTCCCCAAACTTCGGGATCGCTGAGCGTGACAAACGGAGCTTTGATTATTAGAACACTTCCAAATCAGCTGGAAAAAAAGTCTCGAAAATATTCGAATACCAATCCGCCATATTTAGCTGAAGACGCTGCGATTTTCATCCGCGAAAGCGAAATTCAGCATTTGTTGATTGATCTTCCGAGTGTTGATCGAGAACATGACGAAGGGAAATTATTGGCTCACAAAGCATTTTGGAACGTAAAAGACACGCATAATCTAAATCCTGATGCAAGATTAAACGCCACAATTACAGAAATGATTTATGTTTCAGACGAAATTGAAGATGGAGATTACATACTAAATCTTCAAATTGCTTCGTTTGAAAATGATGCAAGTCCGAGCAAACCTTTATTATTTAAGATTTTAAATAGGGTTTAG
- a CDS encoding MmcQ/YjbR family DNA-binding protein — protein MNLETFYEYCLSKKGVSEHFPFDENTLVFKVGGKMFALSSLSQWEKNEQSVNLKCDPDRAQELRAEYDEIQPGYHMSKVHWNTVALNGNLPVKFVKELIDHSYELVFKSLTKKIQNEITQLEN, from the coding sequence ATGAATTTAGAAACGTTTTACGAATATTGTCTTTCTAAAAAAGGGGTCAGCGAGCATTTCCCTTTTGATGAGAATACGCTCGTTTTTAAAGTGGGCGGAAAAATGTTTGCTTTGTCTTCTCTCTCTCAATGGGAAAAAAATGAGCAGTCTGTCAATTTAAAATGCGATCCAGACCGCGCGCAAGAACTCAGGGCAGAATATGACGAAATTCAACCTGGATATCACATGAGCAAAGTGCATTGGAACACGGTGGCATTAAATGGAAATTTACCCGTAAAATTTGTCAAAGAATTGATCGACCATTCGTATGAATTGGTTTTCAAAAGTTTGACAAAGAAAATTCAAAATGAAATTACTCAATTAGAAAATTAG
- a CDS encoding DUF4260 domain-containing protein: MKTIIKLEEAALFILGIFLFNRLNYEWWWFPVLILAPDLSMIGYVFGNKIGAFAYNLFHHKGIALLIYAIGYYLSIENIQLTGIILFSHSAMDRIFGYGLKYEKGFKYTHLGEIGK, encoded by the coding sequence ATGAAAACAATCATAAAACTCGAAGAAGCGGCTTTATTTATTCTCGGAATATTTCTTTTTAACCGTTTAAATTATGAATGGTGGTGGTTTCCGGTTTTAATTTTGGCTCCTGATTTATCGATGATCGGATATGTTTTCGGAAACAAAATTGGTGCTTTTGCTTATAATTTATTTCATCATAAAGGAATTGCACTTTTAATTTATGCAATTGGATATTATTTAAGCATTGAAAACATTCAATTAACAGGAATTATTTTATTTTCGCATTCGGCAATGGATAGAATTTTCGGTTACGGACTGAAATACGAGAAAGGCTTTAAATACACACATTTAGGTGAAATTGGAAAATAA
- the ruvC gene encoding crossover junction endodeoxyribonuclease RuvC, which produces MTQERIILGIDPGTTIMGFGLIKVTNKKMEFLQLNELQLSKYDNHYQKLRIIFERTIELIETHCPDEIAIEAPFFGKNVQSMLKLGRAQGVAMAAGLSRGIPITEYEPKKIKMAITGNGNASKEQVAKMLQQLLGLKELPKNLDSTDGLAAAVCHHFNSGKVVAGKSYSGWDAFVKQNEDRVKK; this is translated from the coding sequence TTGACACAAGAACGCATCATATTAGGCATTGACCCTGGAACCACAATTATGGGTTTTGGATTGATTAAAGTAACCAATAAAAAAATGGAATTTCTGCAATTGAACGAATTACAGCTTTCCAAATACGATAATCATTACCAAAAACTAAGAATCATTTTTGAAAGAACCATCGAATTAATCGAAACGCATTGTCCAGACGAAATTGCGATTGAAGCGCCTTTCTTTGGCAAGAACGTGCAATCGATGTTAAAACTTGGTCGTGCACAAGGGGTTGCGATGGCAGCAGGACTTTCAAGAGGCATTCCGATTACTGAATACGAACCTAAAAAGATAAAAATGGCCATTACCGGAAACGGAAATGCAAGCAAAGAACAGGTTGCCAAAATGCTGCAACAGCTTTTAGGATTAAAAGAATTGCCCAAAAATCTCGATTCAACAGACGGTTTGGCGGCTGCCGTTTGCCATCACTTCAATTCTGGAAAAGTCGTCGCTGGAAAGAGTTATTCAGGCTGGGATGCTTTTGTGAAACAAAATGAGGATCGGGTTAAAAAATGA
- a CDS encoding pseudouridine synthase: MNNKEGNNKRGGSRPNSSRSNSNKPKPALPKRAQGPKKVKPEVKAAQEAAAEKFRKQNQPAKRQKASDEIRLNKYISNSGVCSRRDADIYIQSGNVKVNGTVVTEMGYLVKLNDVVNFDGVTLTPEKKEYILLNKPKNFTTALDEGQEYRNVLELVRGATNAKIAPVGRMDKNTTGLLLFTNDTDMIRKFTLPNQKSSKIYQVSLDKNLKFEDLEKISKGLFLDGHRVFVEEVSYIDGEPKNEVGLKLRTANVKVVRAIFESFEYNVLRIDRVSFAGLTKKNLPRGNWRFLTDQEIINLKNM, encoded by the coding sequence ATGAACAATAAGGAAGGCAACAATAAAAGAGGCGGATCGAGACCAAACAGCTCACGATCAAACTCTAACAAGCCAAAACCTGCTTTACCAAAACGCGCGCAGGGACCGAAAAAAGTAAAACCTGAAGTAAAAGCAGCACAGGAGGCAGCAGCCGAAAAATTCAGAAAACAAAATCAGCCGGCAAAGAGACAAAAGGCTTCAGATGAAATTCGTCTGAACAAATACATCTCAAATTCTGGTGTTTGTTCTCGTCGTGATGCTGACATTTATATTCAGTCTGGTAACGTAAAAGTTAACGGTACGGTGGTTACTGAAATGGGGTATTTGGTAAAACTGAATGATGTTGTAAACTTTGACGGTGTTACGCTAACTCCAGAAAAGAAAGAATATATTTTACTGAATAAGCCCAAAAACTTTACAACTGCTCTTGACGAAGGCCAGGAATATCGTAACGTTCTAGAACTTGTTCGCGGCGCTACAAATGCAAAAATTGCTCCTGTCGGAAGAATGGACAAGAATACGACTGGTTTGCTTTTGTTTACAAACGACACCGACATGATTCGTAAATTTACACTTCCGAATCAAAAATCGTCTAAGATTTACCAAGTTTCTTTAGACAAAAACTTAAAATTTGAAGATTTAGAAAAAATCAGCAAAGGCCTTTTTCTTGACGGGCACCGCGTTTTTGTTGAAGAAGTAAGCTATATAGATGGTGAGCCAAAAAACGAAGTCGGCCTTAAATTGCGTACTGCTAACGTAAAAGTGGTGCGTGCTATTTTTGAATCTTTCGAATATAATGTATTGCGTATTGACCGTGTTTCATTTGCTGGACTGACCAAAAAGAATCTTCCTCGCGGAAACTGGCGCTTTTTGACCGATCAAGAAATTATCAATTTGAAAAATATGTAA
- a CDS encoding DUF4407 domain-containing protein, translating to MLKQFFILCSGVDRDILKDCSEGEQTKYAGIGATVFFTAVMAFLASAYALFTVFDSIYPALIFGFVWSLLIFNLDRFIVSTIKKRDRFLDEFLQATPRIALAIIIAIVISKPLEIKIFEKEINTVLLKEKNEMELANKKQIGTYFKTDLDKNKAEIAALKADIVKKEKEVNDLYSVYITEAEGTAGTKKLGKGPVYKEKREKHDAALKEFETLKKTNEAKIAEKEKAGVQLQADLDKKVSQTQPIIEGFDGLMARINALNKLPWLPSFFIMLLFLAIETSPIIAKLLAPKGEFDFKQEEAETAMKATLAQNKYQRELLVKTSAEMHDKVYAEIAEDRGLFDLQRKNAKELLELQSHKFVEKQKATL from the coding sequence ATGTTAAAACAATTTTTTATCCTATGTTCAGGAGTCGACCGAGACATCCTGAAAGACTGTTCAGAAGGCGAACAAACCAAATACGCAGGTATTGGAGCCACAGTATTTTTTACAGCAGTTATGGCTTTCTTGGCCAGCGCCTACGCACTTTTCACCGTTTTTGATTCTATTTATCCCGCTTTGATTTTTGGATTTGTATGGAGTTTATTGATTTTTAATTTAGACCGATTTATCGTTTCTACGATTAAGAAAAGAGATCGTTTTCTGGACGAATTCCTGCAGGCAACTCCTCGTATTGCATTGGCAATTATTATAGCAATTGTAATTTCGAAGCCTTTGGAAATTAAAATCTTCGAAAAAGAAATCAATACCGTTTTATTGAAAGAGAAAAACGAAATGGAATTGGCCAATAAAAAACAAATTGGAACTTATTTCAAAACAGATTTAGATAAAAATAAAGCAGAAATTGCCGCGCTAAAAGCTGATATTGTAAAGAAAGAGAAAGAAGTAAACGATTTGTATTCGGTGTACATTACCGAAGCCGAAGGAACTGCCGGTACTAAAAAACTAGGAAAAGGTCCAGTTTATAAAGAGAAGCGAGAAAAACATGATGCAGCTTTAAAAGAATTTGAAACGCTTAAAAAAACAAACGAAGCTAAAATTGCTGAAAAAGAAAAAGCAGGGGTGCAGCTTCAAGCCGATTTAGACAAAAAAGTTTCGCAGACACAACCCATCATTGAAGGTTTCGACGGATTAATGGCTCGTATTAATGCATTGAACAAATTGCCTTGGCTGCCGTCATTTTTTATTATGCTGTTGTTTTTAGCAATCGAAACATCGCCAATTATTGCCAAATTATTAGCTCCAAAAGGGGAATTTGATTTCAAACAAGAAGAAGCCGAAACGGCAATGAAAGCCACTTTGGCACAAAATAAATACCAAAGAGAATTATTGGTTAAAACAAGCGCCGAAATGCACGATAAAGTCTACGCTGAGATTGCAGAAGATAGAGGGCTTTTTGATCTGCAGCGAAAAAACGCGAAGGAATTGTTGGAATTGCAATCGCATAAATTTGTAGAAAAACAGAAAGCTACGCTTTAG
- the hemW gene encoding radical SAM family heme chaperone HemW, whose protein sequence is MSGIYIHIPFCKQACHYCDFHFSTSMKKKDEMVLALAKEIAMRKPFDSAQDDNIIETIYFGGGTPSVLSNDEINFLISEVYKNYNVVENPEITLEANPDDLSVERILELSKSPINRLSIGIQSFYEDDLKMMNRAHNSAEAKKCLEEATKYFDNISLDLIYGIPGMSDEMWRQNIQTALDFGVPHISSYALTVEPKTALSKLIQTGKIAEPQDEAASNHFMILVEMLQKNGFIHYELSNFGKENYFSKNNSAYWLGKKYIGIGPSAHSYDGEKRGWNIANNSLYLKAIQNDELPIETEILTISDRYNEYIMTGLRTIWGVSLNRIENEFGTEYLNYLLEQSKKFLNDDLLSIENNILKPTIKGKFLTDGIASDLFYVDAEI, encoded by the coding sequence ATGTCGGGAATCTATATTCACATACCATTCTGCAAACAGGCTTGCCATTACTGCGATTTTCATTTTTCGACTTCGATGAAAAAGAAAGATGAAATGGTTTTAGCATTAGCCAAAGAAATTGCTATGCGTAAACCCTTCGACTCCGCTCAGGATGACAATATCATTGAAACTATTTATTTTGGTGGTGGAACTCCTTCGGTTTTATCAAATGACGAAATAAACTTTTTAATTTCAGAAGTTTATAAAAATTATAATGTTGTCGAAAATCCAGAAATTACGCTTGAAGCCAATCCAGATGATTTGTCTGTCGAAAGAATTTTAGAATTATCTAAAAGTCCGATAAATCGTCTGAGTATCGGAATTCAGTCTTTTTATGAAGATGATTTGAAGATGATGAATCGCGCTCATAATTCGGCGGAAGCCAAAAAATGTTTGGAAGAAGCAACCAAATATTTCGACAATATTTCACTCGATTTGATTTACGGAATTCCGGGAATGAGCGACGAAATGTGGAGACAGAATATTCAGACTGCTTTAGATTTTGGCGTTCCTCATATTTCGAGTTACGCTTTGACGGTTGAACCAAAAACCGCTTTAAGCAAATTAATTCAAACAGGAAAAATTGCTGAACCTCAAGACGAAGCAGCTTCCAACCATTTTATGATTTTGGTTGAAATGCTTCAGAAAAACGGGTTTATTCACTATGAATTGTCAAATTTTGGAAAAGAGAATTATTTCTCCAAAAACAATTCTGCTTATTGGTTAGGGAAAAAATATATCGGAATCGGGCCTTCGGCTCACAGTTATGACGGCGAAAAAAGAGGCTGGAATATTGCCAATAATTCGTTGTATTTAAAAGCAATTCAAAACGATGAACTCCCAATTGAAACTGAGATTCTAACCATTTCAGATCGTTATAACGAATATATCATGACGGGATTGCGAACCATTTGGGGCGTTTCTCTAAACCGAATTGAAAATGAATTTGGGACAGAATATTTGAATTATTTATTAGAACAATCTAAAAAATTCTTAAACGACGATCTTCTTTCTATTGAAAACAACATTCTGAAACCAACCATTAAAGGAAAATTTTTAACGGATGGAATTGCGAGTGATTTGTTTTATGTAGATGCTGAGATTTAA
- a CDS encoding GxxExxY protein, with the protein MTENDLSRIVFNSALKVHQTLGPGLLESAYEECLFYELRKLGLSVEKQKALPLVYEEVKLDIGYRLDILVENKLILEIKSVDCLNEVHFAQLLTYLKLTNCKLGLLINFNVALLKHGVKRIANNL; encoded by the coding sequence ATGACAGAGAATGATTTATCCCGAATTGTATTTAATTCTGCACTAAAAGTTCATCAAACTTTAGGCCCAGGACTTTTAGAAAGTGCTTATGAAGAATGCTTATTTTATGAATTAAGGAAATTGGGACTTTCAGTTGAAAAACAAAAGGCCTTACCGTTAGTTTATGAAGAAGTAAAATTAGATATTGGCTATCGACTAGATATTTTAGTAGAAAATAAACTAATTTTGGAAATAAAGTCTGTAGATTGCTTAAATGAAGTTCACTTTGCGCAACTATTGACTTATTTAAAATTAACAAATTGCAAACTAGGATTATTAATAAATTTTAATGTTGCCCTACTAAAACATGGAGTTAAAAGAATAGCAAATAATCTTTAA
- a CDS encoding DUF456 domain-containing protein, translated as MDLLLVLLGFICVIVGVFGSFLPVLPGLSSCWVGLLLLYLTKAVENNYWILGITFVVMVTITILDYVIPSKGTKKFGGSSYGVWGTNIGLIVGILAPIPFGVIIGPFVGALVGELLYDSQNHKRALKAATGSVLGFLASSFVNFFFSVIYLGIFLTILWQNRGLFSKW; from the coding sequence ATGGATTTACTTTTAGTGCTGTTGGGCTTTATATGTGTAATTGTAGGTGTTTTTGGCAGTTTTCTGCCTGTTTTGCCCGGATTGTCAAGCTGTTGGGTAGGGCTGCTGCTGCTGTATCTGACAAAAGCAGTAGAAAATAATTACTGGATTCTTGGAATCACATTTGTTGTAATGGTAACAATCACAATTTTGGATTACGTAATTCCATCTAAAGGAACCAAAAAGTTTGGAGGAAGCTCTTATGGGGTTTGGGGAACTAATATTGGTTTGATTGTCGGGATTCTGGCACCCATTCCGTTTGGAGTCATTATTGGTCCGTTTGTTGGGGCGCTTGTTGGCGAACTGTTGTACGATTCTCAAAATCATAAGCGCGCTTTAAAAGCAGCAACAGGTTCTGTCCTCGGATTCTTGGCTTCTAGTTTTGTGAACTTCTTTTTTTCAGTAATTTATCTCGGGATTTTTCTGACTATCCTCTGGCAAAATAGAGGCTTATTTTCTAAATGGTAA
- a CDS encoding PH domain-containing protein yields MKEQFKKFLNEEQDPKAIEKITSKLNDLLMKGEEVGYIAVQKKPAITVFPDSIVLTNKRIIICKPKNLGLSMDFTDYTWDDIASTFVKENILGSEFSFGTKTDLAISIDYIPKIQARKIYTYAKEQLDILKNPVQTATPVQEAAEPVFEEEAEEVEEVETEEVTSFAEILPAAPAVTETYEPLPAQPAGERKLSDLSKEELFDKLQNYKKLLDNGLIMQGEYDAYKKEILSYM; encoded by the coding sequence ATGAAAGAACAATTTAAAAAATTTCTGAACGAAGAACAAGATCCAAAAGCGATTGAAAAAATCACTTCGAAACTTAACGATTTATTGATGAAAGGCGAAGAAGTTGGATACATCGCAGTGCAAAAAAAACCTGCCATCACTGTTTTTCCAGACAGCATTGTATTGACTAACAAACGTATTATTATCTGTAAGCCTAAAAATTTAGGTCTTTCTATGGATTTTACCGATTATACTTGGGATGATATTGCAAGTACTTTTGTAAAAGAGAATATTTTAGGTTCTGAATTCTCATTTGGAACAAAAACTGATTTAGCTATTTCTATTGATTATATTCCGAAAATTCAAGCTAGAAAAATTTATACTTACGCTAAAGAGCAATTAGATATATTGAAGAATCCTGTTCAGACAGCAACACCAGTTCAAGAAGCTGCTGAGCCTGTTTTTGAAGAAGAAGCTGAAGAAGTTGAAGAAGTTGAAACAGAAGAAGTAACAAGCTTTGCAGAAATTTTACCAGCTGCCCCAGCTGTTACCGAAACTTATGAACCGCTTCCAGCCCAGCCAGCAGGAGAGCGCAAATTAAGCGATCTATCTAAAGAAGAGCTTTTTGATAAATTACAGAACTACAAAAAACTTCTTGATAATGGTTTGATCATGCAAGGAGAATATGATGCTTATAAAAAAGAGATTTTAAGTTATATGTAA
- a CDS encoding glycosyltransferase family 2 protein — MILILFSILAIYIVSISLLIYGFFKVRQYQKTDLKPQTSFTIIVPFRNEEENLPILLESFSNLNYPTDLFEVILVDDSSNEEFQLSSFSFQVSIIDNIRVSNSPKKDAITAAIQHVNTDWVITTDADCVVPVNWLLNFDNYIQENKVSMLAGAVTYRCENSFLDHFQQLDLTSLQGATIGSFGLNKGFMCNGANFAYTKSLFEKLNGFDGNNKIASGDDVFLLQKAVEKFPDTVHYLKADKAIVSTKPTENWKALFHQRVRWAAKTSSYKSAFGKFLGLIVFFGNLSFVIGFFLLLFGIWAYPIFVLFAFFKFAIDYVLLSMTNQFLTKTRIKSLLLSSLLYPFFSSTVALYSLFGSYEWKDRRFSQ; from the coding sequence ATGATTTTGATATTATTCAGCATATTAGCCATTTATATTGTGAGCATTTCTTTGCTGATTTATGGTTTTTTTAAAGTGCGACAATATCAGAAAACAGATTTAAAACCGCAGACGAGTTTTACGATTATAGTTCCGTTTCGAAATGAAGAAGAAAATCTGCCGATACTTTTAGAAAGTTTTTCAAATTTAAATTATCCGACAGATTTGTTTGAAGTGATTTTGGTTGATGATTCTTCAAATGAGGAGTTTCAGCTTTCAAGTTTCAGCTTTCAAGTTTCGATAATAGATAACATTAGGGTTTCGAATTCTCCTAAAAAAGATGCCATTACAGCCGCAATACAGCACGTAAATACCGATTGGGTCATCACGACCGATGCCGATTGTGTCGTTCCTGTGAACTGGCTTTTGAATTTTGATAATTATATTCAGGAAAACAAAGTTTCAATGCTAGCGGGTGCGGTTACATACAGGTGCGAAAACTCATTTTTAGATCATTTTCAGCAATTAGATTTAACGAGTCTGCAAGGCGCGACGATTGGGAGTTTTGGTTTGAATAAAGGTTTTATGTGCAACGGAGCCAATTTTGCGTACACAAAATCATTGTTTGAAAAACTGAATGGTTTTGATGGAAACAATAAAATTGCCAGCGGAGATGATGTTTTTTTATTGCAGAAAGCAGTCGAAAAGTTTCCTGATACAGTTCATTATTTAAAAGCTGATAAGGCCATTGTCTCTACAAAACCAACCGAAAACTGGAAAGCATTATTTCATCAGCGAGTGCGCTGGGCGGCAAAAACAAGCTCATATAAAAGCGCTTTTGGTAAATTTCTGGGTCTGATTGTTTTCTTTGGAAATTTGAGTTTTGTAATTGGATTTTTTCTTCTTCTTTTCGGAATTTGGGCGTATCCGATTTTTGTGCTTTTCGCTTTTTTTAAGTTTGCAATCGATTATGTTTTGCTTTCAATGACAAATCAGTTTTTGACTAAAACGAGAATAAAAAGTCTTTTGCTAAGCAGTCTGCTGTATCCGTTTTTTAGCTCGACAGTCGCTTTGTACAGTTTGTTTGGTTCTTATGAGTGGAAGGACCGACGTTTTTCTCAGTAA
- a CDS encoding DUF937 domain-containing protein, which yields MTPNLQIELRRFISSNVVSKLNKFYFENDALLIKGIDVSIGTILMGLYNKAEESDFYSEIVSLIQEDSTFYQEVDFNAGRILSVDDCYRLEGNILLKELFSNKKGRISEMVSNEVGIKSETAREILNFSALLVMSYLRYNLQLIESLKLLLDDQKRDILNSIPPGIKIILGFSSYETVEDKNQSIGRSIFTLFGHNFFSF from the coding sequence ATGACCCCAAACCTACAAATTGAACTTAGACGCTTTATTTCTTCTAATGTTGTCTCCAAGTTAAACAAGTTTTATTTTGAGAATGATGCACTTTTAATAAAGGGAATAGACGTCTCGATTGGCACAATTTTAATGGGACTCTACAACAAAGCCGAAGAATCTGATTTTTACTCCGAAATTGTTTCCCTAATCCAAGAAGATTCCACTTTTTACCAAGAAGTAGATTTTAATGCAGGCAGAATTTTATCAGTCGACGACTGTTACCGCTTAGAAGGAAATATATTGCTGAAAGAATTATTTTCTAATAAAAAAGGCAGAATTTCAGAAATGGTTTCAAACGAAGTGGGTATAAAAAGCGAAACAGCCCGCGAAATACTTAACTTTTCAGCATTACTTGTAATGTCTTACTTAAGATACAATCTTCAATTAATAGAAAGTTTAAAACTTCTTTTAGACGATCAAAAAAGAGATATTTTAAACAGCATTCCTCCCGGAATCAAAATCATCCTAGGTTTTTCATCTTACGAAACAGTCGAAGACAAAAATCAATCAATCGGAAGATCTATTTTTACTCTTTTCGGACATAATTTCTTTAGTTTCTAA